A genomic region of Alistipes megaguti contains the following coding sequences:
- a CDS encoding endonuclease/exonuclease/phosphatase family protein, whose product MKKNLLTGLIAVLVAVACFAQKPYKVVFYNFENLFDTINDPGVKDEEFTPDGPKRWNTVKYEKKLGNLERVLFDIAAEDRDFPVVIGVSEIENRSVMEDVIAQPKLAHGNYRIVHYDSPDARGVDVGFFYRPDVFKLEGSAPHRFVMPGMPDFRTRDFVTMWGTIEGEPFFFVVNHWPSRLGGKEASSPKREEAARQVKHIVDSVMARNPATKVVVMGDLNDDATDRSVVECLQARGKIKEVHKGEMFNPFIALLKAGYGTLAYRDEWNLFDNIIVSENLATGSTGKLKILPVGHSKFYGGIFRRPYMLQKEGQYKGYPLRTFVGNDFQGGFSDHFPVYICIGK is encoded by the coding sequence ATGAAGAAAAACCTTTTGACAGGACTGATCGCCGTATTGGTGGCGGTGGCGTGCTTTGCGCAGAAGCCCTATAAAGTGGTCTTTTACAACTTCGAGAACCTCTTCGACACGATCAACGATCCCGGAGTGAAGGACGAGGAGTTTACGCCCGACGGTCCCAAGCGGTGGAACACGGTCAAGTATGAGAAGAAACTGGGCAATCTCGAACGCGTGTTGTTCGACATTGCGGCCGAGGACAGGGATTTCCCGGTGGTGATCGGCGTTTCGGAGATCGAGAACCGTTCGGTGATGGAGGATGTCATCGCGCAGCCCAAACTCGCACACGGCAACTACCGCATCGTACATTATGATTCGCCCGATGCGCGCGGCGTGGATGTGGGATTCTTCTACCGTCCGGATGTCTTCAAGCTGGAGGGAAGCGCCCCGCACCGCTTCGTGATGCCGGGGATGCCCGATTTCCGGACGCGTGATTTCGTGACGATGTGGGGTACGATCGAGGGCGAGCCGTTCTTCTTCGTGGTGAACCACTGGCCGTCGCGTCTGGGCGGCAAGGAGGCCTCGTCGCCCAAGCGTGAGGAGGCCGCCCGCCAAGTGAAGCACATCGTCGATTCGGTCATGGCGCGGAATCCGGCCACGAAGGTGGTGGTGATGGGTGACCTGAACGACGACGCCACGGACCGCAGCGTCGTGGAGTGCCTGCAGGCCAGGGGCAAGATCAAGGAGGTCCACAAGGGCGAGATGTTCAATCCGTTCATCGCGCTGCTGAAGGCCGGATACGGCACGCTGGCCTATCGCGACGAGTGGAACCTGTTCGACAACATCATCGTATCGGAGAATCTGGCCACGGGATCGACCGGCAAGCTGAAGATTCTGCCCGTCGGCCACTCGAAATTCTACGGAGGCATCTTCCGCCGTCCCTACATGCTGCAGAAGGAGGGTCAGTACAAGGGCTATCCGCTGCGTACGTTTGTGGGCAACGACTTCCAGGGGGGCTTCAGCGACCACTTCCCCGTCTATATCTGCATTGGCAAATAA
- a CDS encoding DUF5689 domain-containing protein, whose amino-acid sequence MKSLKIAIAVLVGALAAGCYNDFDTPAPRKIYTDSDMETLGLEQVSIKEVKGWFESAFGSISGTGTNDNWKTTNTLKFGDLAPEETKFEGMKGWPDASNKYIKGKVISSDRQGNIYKSLFIDDGTAGIELKLYNGLYLDYYLNLNTMESQWVYVRLDGLFLGNYRMMLSIGDAPSDSNNAAGKHKYYANSNLDNPNIAKQYVLPGERTTLDSSNITEVDPQTYTSLSKDHFGRLVRFKDVKVRYAGVPNQDHVVKDAMKNGGNTNIYPSWIVTDTGIPQNAPWYYMAYNIENIRLYGSLLISYNDAAEYTSDPGIYSVRTSGYSQFAMRPVPKDGAVGTVLGIYAIYSKQSTFTGGENDWAQYQISISRIEDLDFNEEDLLTETEADALARWAYDNGYSSYDPFDPPVKNDPMGGMEGGE is encoded by the coding sequence ATGAAAAGTCTTAAAATAGCAATAGCGGTTCTTGTCGGCGCATTGGCTGCGGGCTGCTACAACGATTTCGACACGCCGGCGCCCCGGAAAATCTATACCGATTCGGATATGGAGACGCTTGGTCTGGAGCAGGTGTCGATCAAGGAGGTCAAGGGGTGGTTCGAGTCGGCCTTCGGTTCGATCTCGGGGACGGGAACCAACGACAACTGGAAGACGACCAATACGCTGAAATTTGGCGATCTGGCGCCCGAGGAGACGAAATTCGAGGGGATGAAGGGTTGGCCCGACGCCTCGAACAAGTACATCAAGGGCAAGGTCATCAGCAGCGACCGTCAGGGTAACATCTACAAGTCGCTGTTCATCGACGACGGTACGGCCGGCATCGAGCTGAAGCTCTATAACGGCCTCTACCTGGACTATTACCTGAATCTGAATACGATGGAGAGCCAGTGGGTCTACGTCCGTCTGGACGGGCTCTTCCTGGGCAACTACCGCATGATGCTCTCGATCGGCGACGCCCCGTCGGATTCGAACAACGCCGCGGGCAAGCACAAGTACTATGCGAACTCGAACCTCGACAATCCGAACATTGCCAAGCAGTATGTGCTGCCGGGCGAGCGGACGACGCTCGATTCGTCGAACATCACCGAGGTGGATCCCCAGACCTATACGTCGCTGAGCAAGGATCACTTCGGGCGTCTGGTGCGTTTCAAGGATGTGAAGGTGCGCTATGCGGGTGTTCCGAACCAGGATCACGTGGTCAAGGATGCGATGAAGAACGGTGGCAATACGAACATCTATCCGTCGTGGATCGTCACCGATACGGGTATTCCGCAGAACGCTCCGTGGTACTACATGGCCTACAACATCGAGAATATCCGTCTTTACGGATCGCTGCTGATATCGTACAACGATGCGGCCGAGTATACGTCGGATCCGGGCATCTATTCGGTTCGTACGAGCGGATATTCGCAGTTCGCGATGCGTCCCGTGCCGAAGGATGGTGCCGTGGGTACGGTGCTGGGCATCTACGCGATCTACTCGAAGCAGAGTACCTTCACGGGCGGCGAGAACGACTGGGCGCAGTATCAGATTTCGATCAGCCGGATCGAGGATCTGGACTTCAACGAGGAGGATCTGCTGACGGAGACGGAGGCCGATGCGCTGGCCCGTTGGGCCTATGATAATGGATATTCCAGCTACGATCCGTTCGATCCTCCCGTGAAGAACGACCCGATGGGAGGCATGGAGGGGGGTGAGTAA
- a CDS encoding DUF2975 domain-containing protein: protein MQNKKSLLKRLLFIYIAFFLVIVAGIIHNVLGDFGRGAETGMKMGEEIAARLQSGDPRMIYLLGNIHIIAQPELDIQSSDKQINLKARISQLELFVDEPAENSSPIHLALHSVGGSIGLYLLTLLVPLLFIAIIVLMVLIIHSLRRSIRQEKTLDRRNVRCLRAIGVLTILSELVNALADRIMNLHAARLLDGSGFTVDTGFQLSYTMIIMGILILFSAEVFAIGQNLSEEQKLTI from the coding sequence ATGCAGAACAAAAAATCGCTCCTCAAAAGGCTCCTGTTCATCTACATCGCCTTCTTCCTGGTCATCGTCGCGGGGATCATCCACAACGTCCTGGGCGACTTCGGCCGCGGCGCCGAAACCGGCATGAAGATGGGCGAAGAGATCGCGGCACGGCTCCAGTCGGGTGACCCCCGCATGATCTATCTCCTCGGAAACATCCACATCATCGCGCAACCCGAACTCGACATCCAATCGTCCGACAAGCAGATCAACCTCAAGGCCCGAATCTCCCAACTCGAACTCTTCGTCGACGAACCCGCCGAAAACTCCTCGCCCATTCACCTCGCACTGCATTCCGTCGGCGGCAGCATCGGACTCTATCTGCTCACCCTGCTGGTCCCCCTGCTCTTTATCGCCATCATCGTCCTGATGGTGCTCATCATCCACTCGCTCCGACGCTCGATCCGTCAGGAAAAGACCCTCGACCGCCGGAACGTACGATGCCTGCGCGCAATCGGCGTGCTGACCATCCTCTCCGAACTGGTCAATGCCCTGGCCGACCGGATCATGAACCTCCATGCCGCCAGACTCCTCGATGGTAGCGGCTTTACGGTCGATACCGGATTCCAACTCTCCTACACCATGATCATCATGGGTATCCTGATCCTCTTCTCGGCCGAAGTCTTCGCCATCGGTCAGAACCTCAGCGAGGAACAAAAACTCACCATCTGA
- a CDS encoding glycosyltransferase encodes MKITIVGPAHPYRGGLASILEILARTFQRRGAEVRIRTFTLQYPSLLFPGESQTVDTPAPADLHITRCVNTVNPLNWLRIGRAIGRDRPDFVLMKYWTPFMAPCFGTIARLARRNGHTKVLCQIDNVEPHEHHLIDRPFNRYFLSSVDGFIYMSEQVHGELGAYTSVPALFSPHPLFENFGERIERSEACVRLGLNPDLRYVLFFGLVRDYKGLDILLDAWSLLRCQGKTAGRRLIVAGEFYTSKEPYLRQIADSGLQDEVLLHDHFVPDEEVKYYFSAVDFVVQPYKTATQSGVTQIAYQFCVPMVVTDVGGLAEIVPDGRVGYVCEPTAEGVAAAIERMYEGDHLTRFRENCVEVRRRFSWEEMCNRITELYGLVAGK; translated from the coding sequence ATGAAAATCACGATCGTGGGCCCCGCCCACCCGTATCGGGGCGGATTGGCCTCCATTCTGGAGATTCTGGCGCGGACATTCCAGCGCCGGGGGGCTGAGGTCCGCATCCGGACCTTCACGCTGCAATACCCCTCGTTGCTCTTTCCCGGCGAGAGCCAGACGGTAGATACCCCGGCGCCGGCGGATCTGCACATCACACGGTGCGTCAATACGGTCAATCCGCTGAACTGGCTGCGCATCGGGCGTGCGATCGGCCGGGATCGGCCCGATTTCGTGCTGATGAAGTACTGGACGCCCTTCATGGCGCCCTGCTTCGGTACGATCGCGCGTCTGGCACGGCGCAACGGCCATACGAAGGTCCTTTGCCAGATCGACAATGTCGAGCCGCACGAACATCACCTGATCGACCGTCCCTTCAACCGTTATTTCCTGTCATCGGTCGACGGCTTCATCTACATGTCCGAACAGGTTCACGGCGAACTCGGTGCCTATACGTCGGTCCCGGCGCTCTTTTCGCCCCATCCGCTGTTCGAGAATTTCGGTGAGCGGATCGAACGTTCGGAGGCCTGCGTGCGGCTGGGGCTGAATCCCGACCTGCGTTATGTGCTTTTTTTCGGACTGGTCCGCGACTACAAGGGGCTTGATATCCTGCTCGACGCGTGGTCGCTTCTGCGGTGTCAGGGCAAGACTGCCGGCCGGCGGCTGATCGTGGCCGGAGAGTTCTACACCTCGAAGGAGCCCTACCTGCGGCAGATAGCCGACAGCGGGCTGCAGGACGAAGTGCTGCTTCACGACCATTTCGTTCCGGACGAGGAGGTGAAATACTACTTTTCGGCGGTTGATTTCGTCGTGCAGCCCTACAAGACGGCCACGCAGAGCGGTGTGACGCAGATTGCCTATCAGTTCTGTGTGCCGATGGTGGTGACCGACGTCGGGGGGCTGGCTGAGATTGTCCCCGACGGTCGGGTCGGCTACGTCTGCGAGCCGACTGCGGAAGGGGTCGCGGCTGCCATTGAACGGATGTATGAAGGGGATCATCTAACCCGTTTTCGGGAAAACTGCGTCGAGGTACGTCGGCGTTTTTCCTGGGAGGAGATGTGCAACCGCATCACGGAGCTCTACGGACTGGTTGCCGGGAAGTGA
- a CDS encoding TonB-dependent receptor, whose protein sequence is MKLKALLFLMLAAVSFVSYAQQGGVRGTVVSRNGRVALSNVEVKIESLGLTATTDNDGRFQFESLPAGSYRVQFTTPDFEPLELLVRVGTDHVQDLKQVILVPGNPSYGGFLDDAVFAEFDSDSSSSDSQALPSSLSASKDLFNNIASYRFSEMRFNVRGYDSQFSDIYLNGIRFNDALTGYGPWSLWSGLNDATRNQENHTGLEMADFGIGGIGGLTNINARASQFRKGFRVSVSNANQMYRFRAMISYGSGQLDNGWSYAFSLSTRQGGNGYVDGVYYNSYAYFASVEKLFGDNHRLALTFLASPTERGAQQASTDEAYALFGNNYYNPNVGYQAGKLRNSRVRNTHEPIAMLNYTWDISENTRLNAATSLRFGKNGYSALTWNGGSDPRGDYYRYMPLSDMTQYVPGTTTDQTYYYYLQSAVQGAQVWDGMLKFDDFYHMNQYVDTELTDLMGDSRRSNYMIEERHTDQLDYNLAVNVQHNMRNNMKIVGGANLRVNRTNYYSQVKDLLGGDYWYDIDKFAERDMASETAYQNDLDYYWSTGHARIAREGDMYGYYYRAHLLESEAWANYSWAVGGFSLGVAGSVGYSQMYREGMWRKGLFPDNSKGDSKKLDYLTYEGKLSLGYKFSGAHSLEANAVILQQAPKFNTAFVSPRTRNNVTPGLKAEKVFGVDLTYNLNLPYIKARLSGYYTTIADQAKVISFYDDTRSSFTNFAMSGIDKRHYGVELGLSIPVWNGISVVGALSWGDYTYTSNADFVQTVDNVDRIVLRDKVNWKGMHVESSPQTAINVGLDYRGARNWFAGVNLNYYDRLYLSMNPFYRTNTASEYFTNLILSELSMPEPNMTTIDGALSSINELRAQEEFGGYFTLSANVGKNWYIGRYMLGMSLEVKNILNDQDIRTGGYEQMRMSKVRAANTGDYVFGRFPSKYFYMLGTTYFLNVYLRF, encoded by the coding sequence ATGAAACTGAAAGCTCTACTTTTTCTGATGCTCGCCGCCGTGAGCTTCGTCTCCTACGCCCAGCAGGGCGGGGTCCGGGGCACGGTGGTATCGCGCAACGGGCGCGTGGCGCTGAGCAACGTCGAGGTGAAGATCGAATCGCTGGGCCTGACGGCCACGACCGACAACGACGGCCGGTTCCAGTTCGAGAGTCTTCCGGCCGGCAGCTACCGGGTGCAGTTCACGACCCCGGATTTCGAACCGCTGGAGTTGCTCGTGCGCGTCGGTACGGACCATGTGCAGGATCTCAAGCAGGTGATTCTGGTTCCGGGCAACCCCTCGTACGGAGGGTTCCTCGACGATGCGGTCTTTGCAGAGTTCGACAGCGACTCCTCGTCGTCGGACTCGCAGGCGCTTCCTTCGTCGCTTTCGGCCTCGAAGGATCTGTTCAACAACATTGCCTCGTACCGTTTCAGCGAGATGCGGTTCAACGTCCGCGGCTATGATTCGCAGTTCTCGGACATCTACCTGAACGGCATCCGCTTCAACGACGCCCTGACGGGCTACGGCCCGTGGTCGCTGTGGAGCGGTCTGAACGACGCCACGCGCAACCAGGAGAACCACACGGGGCTGGAGATGGCCGACTTCGGCATCGGCGGCATCGGTGGTCTGACGAACATCAACGCCCGGGCTTCGCAGTTCCGCAAGGGCTTCCGGGTGAGCGTCTCGAACGCCAACCAGATGTACCGTTTCCGGGCGATGATCTCCTACGGTTCGGGACAGCTGGACAACGGCTGGTCGTACGCCTTCTCGCTGAGCACGCGTCAGGGCGGCAACGGCTATGTCGACGGTGTCTACTACAATTCGTATGCCTATTTTGCCTCGGTGGAGAAGCTCTTCGGCGACAACCACCGTCTGGCGCTGACCTTCCTGGCCTCGCCCACGGAGCGCGGCGCGCAGCAGGCTTCGACCGACGAGGCCTACGCCCTGTTCGGCAACAACTACTACAATCCCAACGTGGGTTACCAGGCCGGCAAGCTGCGCAATTCGCGCGTGCGTAACACGCACGAACCGATCGCCATGTTGAACTACACGTGGGACATCTCGGAGAATACGCGTCTGAATGCGGCCACGTCGCTTCGCTTCGGCAAGAACGGCTACTCGGCGCTGACGTGGAACGGCGGTTCGGATCCGCGCGGCGACTACTACCGTTACATGCCGTTGTCGGACATGACGCAGTATGTTCCGGGCACGACGACTGACCAGACCTACTACTACTATCTGCAGAGCGCCGTTCAGGGGGCCCAGGTCTGGGACGGCATGCTGAAGTTCGATGACTTCTACCACATGAACCAGTATGTCGATACGGAGCTGACGGATCTGATGGGCGACAGCCGCCGTTCGAACTACATGATCGAGGAGCGTCACACGGACCAGCTGGACTACAACCTGGCCGTGAACGTGCAGCACAACATGCGCAACAACATGAAGATCGTCGGCGGTGCGAACCTGCGGGTGAACCGGACGAACTACTATTCGCAGGTGAAGGATCTGCTGGGCGGCGACTACTGGTACGACATCGACAAGTTTGCCGAGCGGGACATGGCCAGCGAGACGGCCTACCAGAACGATCTGGACTACTACTGGTCGACGGGTCACGCACGTATTGCCCGCGAGGGTGACATGTACGGCTACTATTACCGGGCCCACCTGCTCGAATCGGAGGCCTGGGCCAACTACTCGTGGGCCGTTGGCGGATTCTCGCTGGGTGTGGCCGGATCGGTCGGCTATTCGCAGATGTACCGCGAGGGTATGTGGCGCAAGGGCCTCTTCCCCGACAACTCGAAGGGCGATTCGAAGAAGCTCGACTACCTGACCTATGAGGGCAAGCTCTCGCTGGGCTACAAGTTCTCGGGCGCCCACTCGCTGGAGGCCAACGCGGTGATTCTGCAGCAGGCTCCGAAGTTCAACACGGCCTTCGTTTCGCCGCGTACGCGCAACAACGTGACGCCGGGTCTGAAGGCCGAGAAGGTCTTCGGCGTGGATCTGACCTACAACCTCAATCTGCCCTACATCAAGGCGCGTCTGTCGGGTTACTACACGACGATCGCGGACCAGGCCAAGGTGATCTCGTTCTACGACGATACGCGCAGTTCGTTCACGAACTTTGCCATGAGCGGCATCGACAAGCGCCACTACGGCGTGGAGCTGGGACTCTCGATTCCGGTGTGGAACGGCATTTCGGTCGTGGGAGCCCTGAGCTGGGGTGACTATACCTACACGTCGAACGCCGACTTTGTCCAGACGGTGGACAACGTCGACCGCATCGTACTGCGCGACAAGGTCAACTGGAAGGGGATGCACGTGGAGAGCTCGCCGCAGACGGCCATCAACGTGGGTCTGGACTACCGCGGAGCCCGCAACTGGTTTGCCGGCGTGAACCTGAACTACTACGACCGCCTTTACCTGTCGATGAACCCCTTCTACCGGACGAACACGGCTTCGGAGTACTTCACGAATCTGATTCTGTCGGAGCTTTCGATGCCGGAACCCAACATGACGACGATTGACGGAGCCCTGAGTTCGATCAACGAGCTGCGGGCTCAGGAGGAGTTCGGCGGTTACTTCACGCTGAGCGCCAACGTGGGCAAGAACTGGTATATCGGGCGCTACATGCTGGGCATGAGCCTCGAGGTGAAGAACATTCTCAACGATCAGGATATCCGCACGGGCGGTTACGAGCAGATGCGCATGAGCAAGGTCCGTGCGGCCAATACGGGCGATTATGTCTTCGGACGCTTCCCGTCGAAGTACTTCTACATGCTGGGTACGACCTATTTTCTGAATGTCTATTTACGATTCTAA
- a CDS encoding acyl-[acyl-carrier-protein] thioesterase, producing MAEKSLYHYRVEPQDVDFTLRATLASLGGSILNTAGGGAYGKGFGVGVLNAGDHSWGLLRMAIEIDRRPEQYTDYTIATWISDYGRVLSTRNFTLTDAAGHEFGRSVTQWAMIDLTTRSAVDLSWVGREHNDAVVAVPPPAEKPRKIREVKPTRSTEHRVVYSDIDFNRHVNTMRYIEMMLDMLPLERLTLEVPVRLDIHFLKECRYGQTLTVGCEEREQSVLFEITGDGATAAVRASLEWRA from the coding sequence ATGGCAGAAAAATCGCTTTATCACTATCGGGTTGAGCCTCAGGATGTGGATTTCACGCTGCGGGCGACGCTGGCATCGCTCGGGGGTTCGATTCTCAATACGGCGGGGGGGGGTGCCTACGGCAAGGGGTTTGGGGTGGGTGTGCTCAATGCCGGGGACCATTCGTGGGGTCTTTTGCGCATGGCCATCGAGATTGACCGGCGGCCTGAACAGTATACCGACTATACGATAGCCACGTGGATCAGCGACTACGGTCGGGTGCTGTCGACGCGTAACTTCACGCTGACTGACGCTGCGGGACATGAATTCGGGCGTTCGGTGACGCAATGGGCGATGATCGATCTGACGACACGCTCGGCGGTGGATCTTTCGTGGGTGGGCCGCGAGCACAACGATGCGGTGGTGGCGGTTCCGCCTCCGGCCGAGAAGCCGCGCAAGATCCGCGAGGTGAAGCCCACACGCAGCACCGAACACCGGGTGGTCTACAGCGATATCGACTTCAACCGCCATGTCAATACGATGCGCTATATCGAGATGATGCTCGACATGCTGCCTCTCGAGCGGCTGACGCTGGAGGTTCCTGTCCGGCTGGATATCCACTTCCTGAAGGAGTGCCGTTACGGACAGACGCTGACGGTGGGGTGCGAGGAGCGGGAGCAGTCGGTGCTGTTCGAGATCACGGGCGACGGAGCGACGGCGGCCGTACGGGCTTCGTTGGAGTGGCGCGCGTAA
- a CDS encoding pitrilysin family protein produces the protein MKRLILMALAAFTVYGATAQMQPIPVDPELRTGKLENGMTYYIRHNDKPKGQADFYIIHNVGAIQENDAQQGLAHFLEHMAFNGTKNLPGKQLTQYLESVGVKFGANLNAATSWDQTVYNIKDVPTSREGIIDSALLILHDWSHFIALQPEEIDSERGVIMEELRTRDGASWRSSMKLIQALGRGSKYEHRNLIGYLDGLKNFKHQELVDFYHQWYRPDYQAVIIVGDIDAEAVEAKVRKLMADIPAPEADASQKEVITVPDNEEPIVSIYTDPEMQGSKVQIFIKRAAFPQQLANTVAGETLNIIQAYVSSMENGRLQEIAMQPDAPFLSAGMATGDVIGIIPTLNATAFVVSTQDGKINRGFEAIYTEMERLRRHGFTQSEFERTQKNLLRSVERSYTNRNDRYNGSFVQTYLSNFQKNTPMPDALTEWQLDSMLICSINVDMVNDFANKTLTENNQVIAVTAPEKEGLVNPSAEELLAIRDKVIASEIDPYEDNVVKEPLIPEGTQLKGSRVKKTHVDKLFGTTEWTLANGVKIVVKPTTFKADEVLMSAVAKGGLSLLSNEDYYMGSIMPAINLMSGVGKFSTTELRKQLSGKAASVAPSVSNYNSSMSGSASPKDLETMLQLLYLHFTQPRFDRTDYDKLMTMFRASLANSESDPDFQLQTHILKAVYGDNPRRQNITPELLDTFDFERLPAIYSKLYNGANSFVFTFVGNVDPETLKPLVEKYIGSLPTTKKSMNWIDDKTQPVQGEITDDFRIEMQQPKVSVYYYFSGKMPYEFKEKLALTFLTQALNSRYLESIREEKGGTYGVSVKGSTDYIPDETYDMTISFDTNEEMADELCEIIMQEIRQIAENGPKSEDIEKTREYLLKSLKNSLEINSGWLGYIQAKYGSGLNFVQDYEPALRALTAADVQAMAKKVLAEGNLVKVVMRPEKAADAGEEAK, from the coding sequence ATGAAGAGATTGATTTTGATGGCCCTGGCGGCGTTCACCGTCTATGGAGCCACCGCGCAGATGCAGCCGATCCCTGTCGACCCCGAACTTCGCACGGGGAAACTCGAAAACGGGATGACCTACTACATCCGCCACAACGACAAACCCAAAGGGCAGGCCGACTTCTACATCATCCACAACGTCGGCGCCATCCAGGAAAACGATGCCCAGCAGGGCCTCGCCCACTTCCTCGAACACATGGCTTTCAACGGTACGAAAAACCTCCCCGGAAAGCAACTCACCCAATACCTCGAATCCGTCGGCGTCAAGTTCGGCGCAAACCTCAACGCCGCAACCAGCTGGGACCAGACCGTATACAACATCAAGGATGTCCCCACCTCGCGCGAGGGAATCATCGACTCCGCCCTGCTGATCCTCCACGACTGGTCGCACTTCATCGCCCTGCAGCCCGAGGAGATCGACTCCGAACGCGGCGTCATCATGGAGGAGCTCCGCACGCGTGACGGCGCTTCGTGGCGATCCTCGATGAAGCTCATCCAGGCGCTCGGCCGCGGTTCGAAATACGAACACCGAAACCTGATCGGCTATCTCGACGGGCTGAAGAACTTCAAGCACCAGGAGCTCGTCGACTTCTACCACCAGTGGTATCGCCCCGACTATCAGGCCGTCATCATCGTCGGTGACATCGATGCCGAAGCCGTCGAGGCCAAAGTCCGCAAACTCATGGCCGATATCCCGGCTCCGGAAGCCGATGCCTCCCAAAAGGAGGTGATCACCGTCCCCGACAACGAGGAACCCATCGTCAGCATCTACACCGACCCCGAAATGCAGGGTTCCAAGGTGCAGATCTTCATCAAACGCGCCGCATTCCCCCAGCAGCTGGCCAACACCGTGGCCGGTGAGACGCTCAACATCATCCAGGCGTACGTCTCCTCGATGGAGAACGGCCGTCTGCAGGAGATCGCCATGCAGCCCGATGCCCCGTTCCTCAGCGCCGGAATGGCCACGGGTGACGTCATCGGAATCATCCCCACGCTCAACGCCACGGCTTTCGTTGTCTCTACGCAGGATGGAAAAATCAACCGCGGATTCGAGGCGATCTACACCGAAATGGAACGCCTGCGCCGCCACGGATTCACCCAGAGCGAATTCGAACGCACCCAGAAAAACCTGCTGCGCAGCGTCGAACGATCCTACACCAACCGAAACGACCGCTACAACGGTTCGTTCGTCCAGACCTATCTGAGCAACTTCCAGAAAAACACACCCATGCCCGACGCCCTGACCGAATGGCAGCTCGACAGCATGCTCATCTGCTCGATCAACGTCGACATGGTCAACGACTTCGCCAACAAAACCCTCACCGAAAACAATCAGGTCATTGCGGTTACCGCCCCCGAAAAGGAGGGCCTCGTAAACCCCTCGGCCGAAGAACTGCTCGCCATCCGCGACAAGGTGATCGCTTCGGAGATCGATCCCTATGAGGACAACGTCGTCAAGGAGCCGCTCATCCCCGAAGGCACCCAGCTCAAGGGTTCGCGCGTGAAGAAAACACACGTCGACAAGCTCTTCGGAACCACGGAGTGGACTCTCGCCAACGGCGTGAAGATCGTCGTCAAGCCCACCACCTTCAAGGCCGACGAGGTGCTGATGAGCGCCGTGGCAAAGGGCGGTCTCTCGCTCCTCTCCAACGAGGACTACTACATGGGAAGCATCATGCCCGCCATCAACCTCATGTCCGGCGTCGGCAAGTTCTCCACAACCGAACTCCGCAAACAACTCTCGGGCAAGGCCGCCAGCGTCGCACCCTCTGTCAGCAACTACAACAGTTCGATGAGCGGCTCGGCTTCGCCCAAGGATCTCGAAACCATGCTCCAGCTGCTCTATCTCCACTTCACGCAGCCCCGTTTCGACCGGACCGACTACGACAAACTCATGACGATGTTCCGAGCCAGTCTCGCCAACTCGGAGTCGGACCCCGATTTCCAGCTGCAGACGCATATCCTGAAGGCCGTCTACGGAGACAATCCGCGCCGACAGAACATCACGCCCGAACTCCTCGACACGTTTGACTTCGAGCGGCTGCCCGCCATCTACTCGAAACTCTACAACGGCGCCAACAGCTTCGTGTTCACCTTTGTCGGGAACGTCGATCCGGAGACCCTGAAGCCCCTGGTCGAGAAGTACATCGGTTCGCTCCCCACGACCAAGAAGTCCATGAACTGGATCGACGACAAGACCCAGCCCGTCCAGGGGGAGATCACCGACGACTTCCGCATCGAAATGCAGCAGCCCAAAGTCTCGGTTTACTACTATTTCTCGGGTAAAATGCCCTACGAGTTCAAGGAGAAACTCGCGCTGACGTTCCTCACCCAGGCTCTGAACTCGCGCTACCTCGAGTCGATCCGCGAGGAGAAGGGCGGAACTTACGGCGTCAGTGTCAAGGGTTCGACCGACTACATCCCCGACGAAACCTACGACATGACCATCTCGTTCGACACCAACGAGGAGATGGCCGACGAACTCTGCGAGATCATCATGCAGGAGATCCGCCAGATCGCCGAAAACGGACCCAAGAGCGAGGATATCGAGAAGACCCGGGAATACCTGCTCAAGAGCCTGAAAAACAGTCTGGAGATCAACAGCGGTTGGCTCGGGTACATTCAGGCCAAGTATGGTTCGGGCCTCAACTTCGTTCAGGATTACGAGCCGGCTCTGCGTGCCCTGACCGCAGCCGATGTGCAGGCCATGGCCAAGAAGGTCCTCGCCGAGGGCAATCTCGTAAAGGTGGTTATGCGTCCCGAAAAGGCTGCTGACGCCGGCGAAGAGGCAAAATAG
- a CDS encoding helix-turn-helix transcriptional regulator, which produces MPIIINIDVMMARRKISLGELAERVDITPANLSILKNGKARAIRFSTLEAICRELDCQPGDIIEYRPENTQNQ; this is translated from the coding sequence ATGCCCATTATCATCAATATCGACGTCATGATGGCCCGACGCAAGATCTCCCTCGGAGAACTCGCCGAAAGGGTCGACATCACCCCGGCAAACCTCTCGATCCTCAAGAACGGAAAGGCCCGCGCCATCCGGTTCTCAACCCTCGAGGCCATCTGCCGCGAACTCGACTGCCAACCCGGCGACATCATCGAATATCGTCCCGAAAATACTCAAAACCAATAA